Proteins encoded together in one Planifilum fulgidum window:
- a CDS encoding aspartate aminotransferase family protein, whose product MIIRIIVLLFARGIVIPLMAAPQSLDARGRNAEAAEEKGVIRLNTPESFLKRMHRHLAPTMAKDFPNLPVIGEEGCYYLGLDGRKYLDFTSGIAVTNVGHRHPKVVEAIKRAADRLLHGPMGVIVYESALKLAEELARILPEGLDSFFFGNSGTEAVEGAIKLAKHVTGKPCVVSFTGCFHGRTLGALSLSTSKSKYRKHLHAVSGVYQIPYADPRGCPPDREPARWCVEELDKNLEHLFQHQVSPEEIACVILEPILGEGGYIVPPRQWLVRLREICDRHGILLVFDEVQTGFGRTGQWFAAQTFGVTPDIMAIAKGIASGLPLGVTAASRELMQKWTPGAHATTFGGNPIACEAALATIRVIEEENLLANCRQMGAYAREKLDKLAEKHARIGDVRSVGLMIGIEIIDPETGEPDGEALLKILHRCAEYGVLFYLCGNRGEVIRMIPPLTVNRDQIDEGLKVLDRVLAELEAGHPVP is encoded by the coding sequence ATGATTATACGTATAATCGTATTGTTATTCGCCAGGGGAATCGTCATCCCCCTCATGGCCGCTCCGCAGTCCCTGGACGCGAGGGGACGAAATGCGGAAGCCGCCGAGGAAAAAGGAGTGATTCGCTTGAACACGCCGGAATCCTTCCTGAAGAGAATGCACCGCCATCTAGCTCCGACGATGGCCAAGGATTTCCCCAACCTGCCGGTGATCGGCGAAGAGGGGTGTTACTACCTGGGGCTGGACGGCAGAAAATACCTCGATTTCACCTCCGGCATCGCCGTGACCAACGTGGGACACCGCCACCCGAAAGTGGTGGAGGCGATCAAAAGGGCGGCGGATCGCCTCCTCCACGGCCCCATGGGGGTGATCGTCTACGAATCCGCACTGAAACTGGCGGAAGAGCTGGCCCGCATCCTGCCCGAAGGGCTGGATTCTTTCTTTTTCGGAAACAGCGGGACCGAGGCGGTGGAAGGGGCGATCAAGCTGGCGAAACACGTAACCGGAAAGCCCTGTGTCGTGTCGTTCACGGGATGTTTTCACGGCCGCACGCTGGGAGCCCTGAGCCTCAGCACCTCCAAGAGCAAATACCGGAAACATCTGCATGCAGTCTCCGGGGTGTACCAAATCCCCTACGCCGATCCCCGCGGATGCCCGCCGGACCGGGAGCCCGCCCGTTGGTGCGTGGAGGAGCTGGACAAAAACCTGGAGCATCTCTTTCAACATCAGGTGTCGCCGGAAGAAATCGCCTGCGTGATCCTGGAGCCCATCCTCGGCGAAGGCGGCTACATCGTTCCGCCCCGTCAGTGGCTGGTCCGTCTGCGGGAGATCTGCGACCGGCACGGCATCCTGCTGGTCTTTGACGAAGTGCAGACCGGGTTCGGAAGAACCGGCCAGTGGTTCGCCGCCCAGACCTTCGGCGTGACGCCGGACATCATGGCCATCGCCAAGGGCATCGCCTCGGGCCTGCCCCTCGGCGTCACCGCCGCTTCCCGGGAGCTGATGCAGAAATGGACGCCGGGCGCCCACGCCACCACCTTCGGAGGGAATCCGATCGCCTGTGAGGCGGCGCTGGCCACCATCCGAGTGATCGAAGAGGAAAACCTCCTGGCCAATTGCCGCCAGATGGGGGCTTATGCCCGGGAAAAGCTGGATAAGCTTGCGGAAAAGCACGCGCGCATCGGCGACGTCCGCTCCGTCGGCCTCATGATCGGCATCGAGATCATCGACCCGGAAACCGGTGAACCGGACGGGGAGGCGCTGCTTAAAATCCTCCACCGATGCGCCGAATACGGCGTCTTGTTCTATCTCTGCGGAAACCGGGGAGAAGTGATCCGCATGATCCCCCCGCTGACCGTCAACCGCGACCAGATCGATGAGGGCTTGAAGGTGCTCGACCGGGTCCTGGCCGAGCTGGAGGCAGGCCATCCGGTCCCATGA
- a CDS encoding sensor histidine kinase, whose amino-acid sequence MKRLWFAIKAVLMLIAVIVIISVYWTAAYFLSEWVYARLNWQPHPLARQLMTSILGFFLFGFSMSVIAPFIRKHEKVFWQNMMDAIQRIAQGDFRVHLPVDRENRNHPFSKLATGINDMVAQLRVMEEMRQEFISNVSHEIGSPLTSIRGFARALKNENLSREQRMRYLDIIETECVRLSKLSENLLRLTMLESNQPPFFPAPYRLDAQLQTILLRCEPQWAEKELDVGADLEKVVITADEDLLSQVWLNLIHNAIKFTPKGGRITIRLEKRGDRAVVTVSDTGPGIDQQDQHRIFERFYKADKSRHRAAGGSGLGLSIAKKIVEIHQGRISVHSRPGEGAVFTVELPLHASETAQSG is encoded by the coding sequence ATGAAACGGTTGTGGTTCGCGATCAAGGCCGTCTTGATGCTGATTGCCGTGATCGTCATCATCAGCGTGTATTGGACGGCTGCGTATTTCCTTTCGGAATGGGTTTACGCCCGCCTAAACTGGCAGCCGCATCCGCTTGCTCGGCAACTTATGACATCGATCCTGGGCTTCTTTTTGTTTGGATTCAGCATGAGCGTCATCGCACCGTTCATACGAAAGCATGAAAAAGTGTTTTGGCAGAACATGATGGATGCCATCCAACGGATCGCACAGGGCGATTTTCGCGTCCATCTCCCTGTGGATCGGGAAAATCGGAATCATCCCTTTTCAAAACTCGCAACGGGCATCAATGACATGGTCGCCCAATTGCGTGTGATGGAGGAGATGCGCCAGGAGTTCATCTCCAACGTATCCCATGAGATCGGCTCTCCCTTGACTTCGATCCGCGGATTTGCCCGGGCGCTGAAAAACGAGAACCTGAGCCGGGAGCAAAGGATGCGGTATCTGGACATCATCGAAACGGAATGCGTCCGTCTGTCCAAGTTGAGCGAGAATTTGCTGCGGCTGACGATGTTGGAATCGAACCAGCCCCCCTTTTTCCCCGCCCCTTATCGCCTGGACGCACAGCTTCAGACCATCCTTCTCCGCTGCGAGCCGCAGTGGGCGGAAAAGGAGCTGGACGTGGGCGCCGACCTCGAAAAGGTCGTCATCACCGCCGATGAGGACTTGCTGAGTCAGGTGTGGCTGAACCTGATCCATAATGCCATCAAATTCACGCCGAAGGGAGGAAGGATCACCATCCGGCTTGAGAAACGGGGCGACCGGGCGGTCGTCACCGTCTCCGACACCGGGCCGGGAATCGACCAGCAGGATCAGCACCGCATCTTTGAGCGGTTTTATAAAGCGGACAAATCCCGCCACCGCGCCGCCGGCGGAAGCGGACTCGGCTTGTCGATCGCCAAGAAGATTGTTGAGATCCATCAGGGAAGGATTTCGGTGCACAGCCGGCCGGGGGAAGGAGCCGTTTTCACCGTTGAGCTTCCCCTCCATGCTTCCGAAACCGCGCAGAGCGGTTGA
- a CDS encoding alpha/beta hydrolase, which translates to MADSYPVMKGAEPFFFEGNEVGVLVQHGFTGTPQSMRELGEYLAHCGFTVHGPRLKGHGTHPEEMEKTTYKDWIASAEEGYRLLKEKCSQVFVVGLSMGGTLALHLAHRYPETRGIVLINAAMSMEELEKVARQEEPRFLEGIGSDIKAPGVKELAYEKTPLKSVRELVRFMAETREKVSSITCPALILVSAEDHVVPPSNSRFIYDHLSSDDKEWVELQNSYHVATLDNDKDLIKRETEKFIRRLAGKEIGAGRDR; encoded by the coding sequence ATGGCGGATTCTTATCCGGTGATGAAAGGGGCGGAGCCCTTCTTCTTTGAGGGAAATGAGGTGGGGGTGCTGGTTCAGCACGGATTTACCGGTACGCCCCAGAGCATGCGGGAACTGGGCGAGTACCTCGCCCACTGCGGGTTTACCGTTCACGGTCCTCGGCTCAAGGGGCACGGAACCCACCCGGAGGAGATGGAAAAGACCACCTACAAGGACTGGATTGCTTCCGCCGAGGAGGGCTACCGCCTGCTCAAGGAGAAATGTTCCCAGGTGTTTGTGGTCGGCCTGTCCATGGGGGGAACACTGGCCCTTCATTTGGCGCACCGATACCCGGAGACCCGGGGCATCGTGCTGATCAACGCCGCCATGTCCATGGAGGAGCTGGAGAAAGTGGCCCGGCAGGAAGAGCCCCGCTTTCTGGAGGGCATCGGCTCGGACATCAAGGCGCCGGGCGTGAAGGAGCTGGCCTATGAAAAAACGCCCCTGAAATCGGTTCGGGAACTGGTGAGGTTCATGGCGGAGACAAGGGAGAAAGTCTCCTCCATCACCTGCCCCGCCCTGATTCTCGTCTCCGCGGAGGATCATGTGGTTCCCCCCTCCAACTCCCGGTTCATCTACGACCATCTCTCCAGCGATGACAAAGAATGGGTGGAGCTTCAAAACTCCTACCATGTGGCCACCCTCGACAACGACAAGGATTTGATCAAAAGGGAAACGGAGAAGTTCATCCGCCGTCTGGCGGGAAAGGAAATAGGTGCCGGCAGGGATCGGTGA
- the rbsD gene encoding D-ribose pyranase, translated as MKKTTLLNSHLSRVISEMGHTDRLVVADAGLPIPRDTERIDLAVRPGLPGFLETLEAILTELEVEKVYVAEETERVSPRLHRALKEMFPEAEWETVTHEALKGMTREAKAVVRTGECTPYANVILQAGVSF; from the coding sequence GTGAAAAAGACGACGCTGTTGAACAGCCATCTTTCAAGGGTCATCAGCGAGATGGGACACACGGACCGGCTGGTGGTGGCGGATGCCGGGCTTCCGATCCCGCGGGATACGGAGCGGATCGACTTGGCGGTCCGGCCCGGCTTGCCCGGTTTCCTGGAGACGCTGGAGGCGATCCTCACCGAGCTGGAGGTGGAGAAGGTGTATGTGGCCGAGGAGACGGAAAGGGTCAGCCCCCGGCTGCATCGGGCGCTGAAGGAGATGTTTCCGGAGGCGGAGTGGGAAACGGTCACCCATGAGGCATTGAAGGGGATGACCAGGGAGGCGAAGGCGGTGGTCCGGACCGGCGAATGCACCCCCTACGCCAATGTGATCCTGCAGGCCGGTGTCTCGTTTTGA
- a CDS encoding BglG family transcription antiterminator produces the protein MKRGHYIVERSLNNNVLVVRTPDGKEEILIGRGLGFGMRRGNPIDPEDPRIEKRFTLANPDNRAKFKQLYTVVSDEVIGVAEEIIAHAAPLLGPLHEHIHVALPDHIGFALKRLMGGLEIDNPFLEEIKCLYPEAWGPAADGAKLMEKRFGVKIPDSEIGFLTLHLQAARERGRLSETLRVTEGVRVAVQEMERLLNRPLPRESLDYARFVTHVRFALQRALTKQPIVNPLKRAIRERLPESFRQAQAVADRLEERLHLKLPEDEVAYLAMHVARFTGERDASGTFE, from the coding sequence ATGAAACGGGGCCATTATATAGTGGAACGTTCGCTCAACAACAACGTGCTGGTAGTCCGGACGCCGGACGGCAAGGAGGAGATTCTCATCGGCCGGGGATTGGGGTTCGGCATGCGCCGCGGAAATCCGATCGATCCGGAAGATCCGCGGATCGAAAAGCGGTTTACCCTGGCGAATCCGGACAACCGCGCCAAGTTTAAGCAGCTGTACACCGTGGTCAGCGACGAAGTGATCGGCGTCGCCGAGGAGATCATCGCCCACGCCGCCCCTCTGCTGGGTCCCCTGCACGAACACATCCACGTCGCATTGCCGGATCACATCGGTTTCGCCCTCAAACGCCTCATGGGCGGACTGGAGATTGACAATCCCTTCCTCGAGGAAATCAAGTGCCTGTATCCTGAGGCCTGGGGCCCCGCCGCCGACGGCGCCAAACTGATGGAAAAGCGATTCGGCGTCAAGATCCCCGACTCGGAAATCGGGTTTTTGACGCTGCACCTTCAGGCCGCCCGGGAGCGGGGGAGATTGTCGGAAACCCTCCGCGTCACGGAAGGCGTGCGCGTGGCGGTCCAGGAGATGGAGCGCCTGCTGAACCGGCCCCTTCCCAGGGAATCCCTGGATTACGCCCGTTTCGTCACCCACGTCCGGTTTGCCCTTCAGCGCGCCCTCACCAAGCAGCCCATCGTCAACCCGCTAAAGCGCGCCATCCGCGAGCGCCTTCCCGAAAGCTTCCGACAAGCGCAAGCGGTGGCCGACCGGCTGGAAGAGAGGCTTCACCTCAAACTCCCCGAAGATGAAGTGGCCTACCTGGCCATGCACGTGGCGCGGTTCACGGGAGAACGGGATGCTTCCGGGACTTTTGAGTAG
- the rbsK gene encoding ribokinase, whose protein sequence is MTRKRAQVAVVGSLNMDVVVKAKRAPKMGETVMGEAVHFIPGGKGANQAVAAAKLGAQAVMIGAVGDDPFGRSLLESLRKSGVNTRGVKTVPGVATGIASILLTDEDNSIVVVAGANGRCLPEDVEAGREMLSGADILLLQLEIPLETVLAAARTAKELGMKVILNPAPARELPEELYRLTDVITPNRSELEFLTGRPVDEGGLEASMKVLLERGAGCVVTTLGAEGAALLSPEEGFRRVKGYAVEVVDTTGAGDAFNAALACGLSEGMGLSAAVDFAGRTAALAVTRLGAQDGMPLRKEVEEFAKRLNGG, encoded by the coding sequence TTGACGCGGAAGCGGGCGCAGGTGGCGGTCGTCGGCAGTCTCAACATGGATGTGGTCGTCAAGGCGAAGCGCGCCCCGAAGATGGGCGAAACCGTGATGGGGGAGGCGGTCCATTTCATCCCCGGCGGCAAGGGGGCCAACCAGGCCGTGGCCGCGGCCAAACTGGGGGCCCAGGCGGTGATGATCGGGGCGGTGGGGGACGACCCCTTCGGCCGGTCCCTTTTGGAGTCCCTCCGAAAGAGCGGAGTGAATACAAGGGGCGTGAAAACCGTGCCCGGGGTGGCCACCGGCATCGCCTCCATTCTCCTGACCGATGAAGACAACAGTATCGTCGTGGTGGCGGGAGCCAACGGCCGATGCCTGCCCGAAGACGTGGAGGCGGGGAGGGAGATGCTTTCCGGTGCGGATATTCTCCTGCTCCAGCTGGAGATTCCCCTGGAGACGGTGCTTGCGGCCGCCCGCACCGCCAAGGAGCTGGGGATGAAGGTGATCCTGAACCCGGCCCCGGCCCGGGAGCTCCCCGAGGAGCTGTACCGGCTGACGGATGTGATCACGCCCAACCGTTCCGAGCTGGAGTTTCTGACGGGCCGCCCCGTGGACGAGGGCGGGCTGGAGGCGTCGATGAAGGTGCTTTTGGAGCGGGGGGCGGGCTGCGTGGTGACCACTCTGGGGGCCGAGGGAGCCGCCCTGCTGTCGCCGGAGGAAGGATTTCGGCGGGTGAAAGGGTATGCGGTGGAAGTGGTGGACACCACCGGTGCGGGAGATGCCTTCAACGCGGCCCTGGCCTGCGGGCTGTCCGAGGGGATGGGGCTTTCGGCCGCGGTGGATTTTGCCGGCCGCACCGCCGCCCTGGCCGTCACCCGGCTCGGCGCCCAGGACGGGATGCCGCTGAGGAAGGAAGTCGAGGAATTTGCCAAACGGCTGAACGGAGGATGA
- a CDS encoding sodium:solute symporter, translated as MNWLDTGVLLVYFLVLIIIGILGTKKVRTSEEYVLAGRNLGLLVYCSCLVAVIIGGAATIGTARLGYEHGISGMWFVAMLGLGIMVLGLFFSGAFNRLKVTTISELLGLKYGEQTRLLSAVVAVIYTVMVTVTQVIGMGAIIHAILGWELTTSMIVGGGIVIFYTLLGGMWSVTMTDVIQFVIMTAGVFFVMLPLSLAHVGGFSALLDKVPATHLDWTHIGGAQIFQYFLLYCLGMVVSQDIWQRVFTARSASVSRTGALFAGFYSIAWAIALSLIGMCALVSLPALKQPQDAFAEMASGILPPGLLGLVLAAVCAALMSNASGSLLASSTLLANDILLRFLFKGADDRKYIWISKLATLSLGALAIIFAIWIQDVLVALDVAYAILSGAIFVPVVLGIFWKKATPKAGFSAVIGGTAVVIGGLAVLGITSTDPIMYGMAASLIIMVGVSLFDRSRPLRETTRPAEQLEKS; from the coding sequence ATGAATTGGTTGGATACGGGAGTGCTGCTGGTCTATTTCCTCGTCCTGATCATCATCGGCATCCTCGGAACAAAAAAAGTCCGCACCTCGGAGGAGTATGTTCTGGCGGGCCGCAATTTGGGGCTCCTCGTCTACTGCAGCTGCCTGGTGGCGGTCATCATCGGCGGGGCCGCCACCATCGGCACCGCCCGGCTGGGATACGAACACGGAATCTCCGGCATGTGGTTCGTCGCGATGCTGGGCCTCGGCATCATGGTGCTCGGCCTCTTTTTCAGCGGCGCCTTCAACCGGCTGAAGGTGACGACCATCAGCGAACTGTTGGGACTTAAGTACGGGGAGCAGACCCGCCTCCTCAGCGCCGTGGTGGCGGTGATCTACACCGTCATGGTGACGGTGACGCAGGTGATCGGCATGGGGGCCATCATCCACGCCATCCTCGGCTGGGAACTGACGACCTCCATGATCGTCGGCGGGGGCATCGTCATCTTTTACACGCTGTTGGGCGGCATGTGGAGCGTCACCATGACCGACGTCATCCAGTTCGTCATCATGACCGCCGGCGTGTTTTTTGTCATGCTGCCCCTATCCCTTGCCCACGTCGGCGGTTTCTCCGCCCTCCTGGACAAGGTGCCGGCCACCCACCTGGATTGGACCCATATCGGCGGGGCCCAGATCTTTCAATATTTCCTCCTGTACTGCCTGGGGATGGTGGTCTCCCAGGACATCTGGCAGCGGGTGTTCACGGCCCGGTCCGCCTCCGTCTCCCGGACGGGCGCCCTGTTCGCCGGCTTCTACAGCATCGCCTGGGCCATCGCCCTCAGCCTGATCGGGATGTGCGCCCTCGTTTCGCTGCCCGCCCTAAAGCAGCCCCAGGACGCCTTCGCCGAGATGGCAAGCGGCATCCTTCCGCCCGGTCTGCTGGGCCTGGTGCTCGCCGCCGTCTGCGCCGCGCTGATGTCCAACGCCTCCGGCTCCCTGCTCGCATCGTCCACACTGCTTGCCAACGACATTCTCCTCCGTTTCCTGTTCAAGGGAGCCGACGACCGGAAATATATCTGGATTTCCAAATTGGCCACCCTGTCCCTGGGGGCCCTCGCCATCATCTTCGCCATCTGGATCCAGGACGTGCTGGTGGCGCTGGACGTGGCCTACGCCATCCTGTCCGGAGCGATCTTCGTTCCGGTGGTCCTGGGCATCTTCTGGAAAAAAGCCACCCCCAAGGCCGGCTTTTCGGCGGTCATCGGCGGCACGGCGGTCGTGATCGGCGGTCTGGCCGTTTTGGGCATCACCTCCACCGATCCCATCATGTACGGCATGGCCGCCAGCCTGATCATCATGGTCGGCGTTTCGCTCTTTGACAGGAGCCGTCCCCTTCGCGAAACAACCCGGCCCGCCGAGCAACTGGAGAAGTCCTGA
- a CDS encoding glycoside hydrolase family 3 protein — MSRFRRVWMGTVASILGVALIASVQVAPASARKTPSCEEAAESLLSRMTLDEKAGQMVMEVTGDAPDGMPDEKTRKVLQDYHVGSVIIYNKPAPAFMAEYNNRLQKWASQTRLGIPLLISADLEFGAFQNIRRGTTAFPRQMGIGATHSIKDAAEAARLTAREARAMGFHWNFAPVADVNTNPENPVIGVRSFGENPQLAAKLTAAQVRAYQKEKVMASAKHFPGHGDTDVDSHLGLPRVGYDRKTLETVHLLPFRAAIDAGVDSIMTAHVVVEAIDPELPATLSHKVLTGLLRNEMGYDGIIITDAMTMDAIDENWGTREAAAMAVQAGADVIMSTGSFEDHVETVSAIRDGVRTGAISEKRVNDSVRRVLRAKCEYGLFSDRYADPKRAERVSGHTSHRKKADQIARRATTLVKNEGVLPFRRNGQTTLVAGVIQVPEAVEAVQAIGGGQVIGWQARTHDPTAEEIQEAVRLAEQADRILVATYSQSKLPPGQSELVRALLKTGKPVAALSLGLPYDLADYPEVDAYLASYALDRWQTPNPTALRAAVEVIFGKQPGGRLPVTIGDLYPCGHGLRYD, encoded by the coding sequence ATGTCCCGCTTTCGACGCGTGTGGATGGGAACCGTCGCTTCGATTCTGGGAGTCGCCCTGATCGCATCGGTGCAGGTCGCTCCCGCCTCGGCGCGGAAAACCCCTTCCTGCGAGGAGGCGGCGGAAAGCCTCCTTTCCCGGATGACCCTGGACGAGAAGGCCGGACAGATGGTGATGGAGGTCACCGGCGACGCCCCCGATGGCATGCCCGACGAAAAGACCCGGAAAGTCCTTCAGGACTACCACGTCGGATCGGTGATCATCTACAACAAACCGGCCCCCGCCTTCATGGCCGAATACAACAACCGGCTTCAGAAGTGGGCATCCCAAACCCGTCTGGGAATCCCCCTGCTGATCTCCGCCGATCTCGAGTTCGGCGCCTTCCAGAACATCCGCCGGGGCACCACCGCCTTCCCCCGGCAGATGGGAATCGGGGCCACCCACAGCATCAAGGATGCCGCGGAGGCCGCCCGGCTTACCGCCCGGGAAGCCCGGGCGATGGGCTTTCACTGGAACTTCGCCCCGGTGGCGGATGTGAACACCAACCCGGAAAATCCCGTGATCGGCGTCCGTTCCTTCGGCGAAAACCCGCAACTGGCGGCGAAACTGACCGCAGCGCAAGTGCGGGCGTACCAGAAAGAAAAGGTGATGGCTTCGGCCAAGCATTTTCCGGGGCACGGGGACACGGATGTGGACTCCCATCTCGGACTGCCCAGAGTCGGCTACGACCGAAAAACCCTGGAAACGGTCCACCTCCTGCCCTTTCGCGCCGCCATCGACGCGGGGGTCGACTCCATCATGACGGCCCACGTGGTGGTGGAAGCGATCGATCCGGAACTTCCGGCCACCCTGTCGCACAAGGTGCTGACCGGGCTCTTGAGGAACGAGATGGGCTATGACGGGATCATCATCACCGACGCCATGACGATGGACGCCATCGACGAAAACTGGGGCACCCGGGAAGCCGCAGCGATGGCCGTGCAGGCCGGAGCGGACGTGATCATGTCCACCGGCTCCTTTGAGGACCACGTGGAGACGGTCAGCGCGATCCGCGACGGGGTTCGGACCGGAGCGATCTCCGAAAAACGGGTGAACGACTCCGTCCGCCGGGTGCTGCGGGCCAAATGCGAGTACGGCCTGTTTTCCGACCGCTACGCCGACCCGAAACGGGCGGAAAGGGTGAGCGGCCACACCTCCCACCGGAAAAAAGCGGATCAGATCGCGCGCCGCGCCACCACCCTGGTGAAAAATGAAGGGGTGCTGCCCTTCAGGCGAAATGGCCAAACCACCTTGGTGGCGGGAGTGATCCAGGTGCCGGAGGCGGTGGAAGCGGTCCAGGCGATCGGGGGAGGCCAGGTGATCGGATGGCAAGCCCGGACCCATGATCCGACGGCGGAAGAGATTCAGGAAGCGGTCCGGCTGGCCGAGCAGGCGGACCGGATCCTGGTCGCCACCTATTCCCAGAGCAAACTCCCCCCGGGACAGAGCGAGTTGGTCCGGGCCCTGCTGAAGACGGGAAAACCGGTGGCCGCCCTCTCCCTGGGGCTGCCCTATGATCTCGCCGACTATCCGGAGGTGGACGCATACCTCGCCTCCTACGCCCTCGACCGCTGGCAAACCCCCAATCCCACCGCGCTTCGGGCGGCGGTCGAAGTGATCTTCGGCAAACAGCCGGGAGGCCGGCTCCCGGTGACCATCGGCGACCTTTACCCCTGCGGGCACGGACTGCGCTACGACTGA
- a CDS encoding LacI family DNA-binding transcriptional regulator: MATIRDVAARAGVSVATVSRVLNGNGYVNKETARRVRRAIQELNYRPNMVARGLANRKTGTLAVILPDIKNPFFSELARAVEDTARTGGFTVIFCNSDDLGSREKSYIEVLRQKYIDGIIIASNTLGEADVAYINDNDIPLVVLDRGPGVGDCAVFRAKNADGAKMAVRHLLDAGCRKVAHIAGPEELVTARERLKGYREVAGAFPWFDESLIVPGRFSVEGGKEAVRRLLERHPDVDGIFAGNDLMAIGALKALQRMGIKVPDQVSICGFDGVEMTEWTEPELTTVAQPIYEMGAEATRYLIDRVRGKAEPKAVVELDVRLIQRGSTRRGAD, from the coding sequence ATGGCGACGATTCGGGATGTGGCCGCCCGGGCCGGTGTTTCCGTGGCCACCGTCTCCCGGGTGCTGAACGGGAACGGGTACGTGAACAAGGAGACGGCCCGGCGGGTCCGAAGGGCGATCCAAGAGCTGAACTACCGGCCGAACATGGTGGCGAGGGGGTTGGCCAACCGGAAGACGGGAACCCTGGCCGTCATCCTGCCGGACATCAAAAACCCGTTCTTTTCGGAATTGGCCCGGGCGGTGGAAGACACGGCCCGGACCGGCGGCTTCACGGTGATCTTCTGCAATTCCGACGACCTGGGGTCGAGGGAGAAGAGCTACATTGAAGTCCTGCGGCAGAAATATATCGACGGCATCATCATCGCCTCCAACACACTGGGGGAAGCGGATGTGGCTTACATCAACGACAACGACATTCCGCTGGTGGTGCTGGACCGCGGGCCGGGAGTCGGGGACTGCGCCGTGTTCCGGGCCAAAAACGCCGACGGGGCGAAAATGGCCGTCCGGCACCTCCTGGATGCGGGCTGCCGAAAGGTGGCGCACATCGCCGGTCCCGAAGAATTGGTCACTGCCCGGGAACGGCTGAAGGGATATCGCGAAGTTGCGGGAGCGTTTCCCTGGTTTGACGAGAGCCTGATCGTGCCGGGGCGTTTTTCGGTCGAGGGGGGAAAGGAGGCCGTGCGCCGGCTGCTGGAGCGCCATCCCGATGTGGACGGAATTTTTGCCGGAAACGATCTGATGGCGATCGGAGCGCTCAAGGCGCTGCAGCGGATGGGAATCAAGGTGCCGGACCAGGTGTCGATCTGCGGTTTTGACGGTGTGGAAATGACGGAATGGACGGAACCGGAGCTGACCACCGTCGCTCAGCCCATCTACGAAATGGGAGCCGAAGCGACCCGGTACCTGATCGACCGGGTCCGGGGCAAGGCGGAGCCGAAGGCGGTGGTGGAGCTGGACGTCCGGTTGATACAGCGGGGATCGACGAGGAGGGGTGCGGATTGA